A window from Cherax quadricarinatus isolate ZL_2023a unplaced genomic scaffold, ASM3850222v1 Contig2047, whole genome shotgun sequence encodes these proteins:
- the LOC128701073 gene encoding uncharacterized protein, which translates to MKVLVIVVLGLVALAAARPNEVFDFEGDDAEHEQEGAPGHSVTGEYKWESPEGIEFVVKYIADEKGYRVLESNAVPSSNGVSADGEQADLEGDEDDDGDDDDDDK; encoded by the exons ATGAAGGTCTTG GTGATCGTAGTCTTGGGTCTGGTGGCGCTGGCTGCTGCTCGACCCAACGAAGTCTTTGACTTCGAGGGCGACGATGCTGAGCACGAGCAGGAGGGCGCTCCTGGTCACTCAGTCACTGGAGAGTACAA GTGGGAGAGTCCAGAGGGTATTGAGTTCGTTGTAAAGTACATCGCTGACGAGAAGGGGTACCGAGTGCTGGAGTCCAACGCTGTTCCATCTTCCAACGGTGTCTCTGCTGATGGTGAACAAGCCGATCTTGAAGGTGACGAAGATGATgacggtgatgatgatgatgatgacaaatAG